Proteins encoded in a region of the Desulfovermiculus halophilus DSM 18834 genome:
- a CDS encoding precorrin-2 dehydrogenase/sirohydrochlorin ferrochelatase family protein, translated as MPHFPAFIDLRGRTCVVAGAGSVGQRKIRRLLHCRADPLVVVEPRPEPLKAMHPEAVQAITLHNRPFEPKDIQGAFLVVASTSSPEVNAQIGRLCREHTILCNVVDQPELCSLIWPSLISQGDLELAVTTGGTSPALTRRIRQQLEQEFGPEYTVWTSLLKALRPAVIARGAPQAENAALFRSLTDGELSRAIAQKDGPGLLALLQDRLPPDLHPFAREVLHEHDFSL; from the coding sequence ATGCCTCATTTTCCTGCGTTCATCGACCTTCGAGGCCGGACCTGCGTGGTCGCAGGGGCTGGCTCAGTGGGGCAGCGCAAGATCCGGCGCCTTCTCCATTGCCGGGCAGATCCCCTGGTAGTGGTCGAGCCCAGACCGGAGCCCCTCAAAGCCATGCATCCAGAGGCCGTCCAGGCCATCACCCTGCACAACCGGCCTTTTGAGCCAAAGGACATCCAGGGGGCCTTCTTGGTGGTGGCCAGCACCTCCAGCCCGGAGGTAAACGCGCAGATCGGCCGTCTGTGCCGGGAGCACACCATCCTGTGCAACGTTGTCGATCAGCCCGAACTCTGCTCCCTGATCTGGCCCTCGCTCATCAGTCAGGGGGATCTGGAACTCGCAGTGACCACCGGCGGGACCAGTCCGGCCCTGACCAGGCGCATCCGGCAGCAACTGGAGCAGGAGTTCGGCCCGGAATATACAGTATGGACCAGCCTGCTCAAGGCGCTTCGTCCGGCGGTTATTGCCCGGGGAGCCCCGCAGGCAGAGAACGCCGCCCTCTTCCGCTCCCTGACCGACGGGGAGCTGAGCCGGGCCATTGCCCAAAAGGACGGACCCGGCTTACTGGCCTTGCTTCAAGACCGCCTGCCCCCTGACCTGCATCCCTTTGCCCGCGAGGTGCTGCATGAACATGATTTTTCTCTTTGA
- a CDS encoding ABC transporter substrate-binding protein: protein MYRATLITLSLIGCVLLAVPAWSGPTYDRVMENKVIRAGIMTDSIPGAFYNQNQEWVGFDVDIAKEIADRLGCELERVPVNNKTRIAFVQQGRIDMSVANMTHKRERDKSIDFSITYFFDGQKFLAQKGQYDEWEDFVGKKIATMQGTTSEINVKNLLQKLGDPNYEQNVISFQKESECFQALQMGRVAAWSTDSTILLGYAAKEPGKYELVGDFFSNEPYGIGLPEDDSDWRDLINFTLQDMWKDGTYMEIYTKWYGPDTPYHFPMTEEIEMWP from the coding sequence ATGTATCGTGCAACTCTGATTACCCTGTCCCTCATCGGGTGCGTTCTGCTGGCCGTTCCAGCCTGGTCCGGCCCTACCTATGACCGGGTCATGGAGAACAAGGTCATTCGGGCCGGGATCATGACCGACTCCATCCCCGGGGCGTTTTACAACCAAAACCAGGAATGGGTGGGCTTTGACGTGGACATAGCCAAGGAAATCGCTGACCGCCTGGGGTGCGAGCTTGAGCGGGTCCCAGTGAACAACAAGACCAGAATCGCCTTTGTCCAGCAGGGCCGCATCGACATGAGCGTGGCTAACATGACCCACAAAAGGGAGCGGGACAAATCCATCGACTTCTCCATCACCTATTTCTTTGACGGTCAAAAGTTTTTGGCCCAAAAAGGACAATATGATGAGTGGGAGGATTTTGTGGGCAAAAAGATTGCCACCATGCAGGGCACGACCTCGGAAATCAACGTCAAGAATCTGCTGCAGAAGCTGGGCGACCCCAACTACGAACAGAACGTGATCTCCTTTCAAAAAGAGTCGGAATGCTTTCAGGCCTTGCAGATGGGGCGGGTCGCGGCCTGGAGCACAGACTCCACCATCCTTCTGGGGTATGCGGCCAAGGAGCCCGGCAAATACGAATTGGTCGGAGACTTTTTCAGCAACGAGCCCTATGGAATCGGCTTGCCCGAGGATGACTCAGACTGGCGGGACCTGATCAACTTCACCCTCCAGGATATGTGGAAGGACGGGACCTACATGGAGATCTATACCAAGTGGTACGGTCCGGACACCCCGTATCACTTCCCCATGACCGAAGAAATCGAAATGTGGCCATAA
- a CDS encoding cytochrome C assembly family protein, with protein sequence MNMIFLFDLGIALLYFLASVLYVAGVLGGNTRLKSIALGWLGLGFILHSLDLALNLAANPDFTATQGQFYVSLLAWTLLGLYLVVWWRLRIQFLALTAAPLALILFSSSMLVHAPELTIPAQLSGLWFGLHVAALFVSIALLAMAFGAGVCYLYVDWHIKHKTKPSRIRRDFPALLNCDRVNHWAVSLGFPLFTIGMLAGFLWADVTWGRAFSWDPKELASVLIWFLFAYLFHQRLALGWKGRKPATLASWLFVLCLVSIAVINFFLPTHHSFRP encoded by the coding sequence ATGAACATGATTTTTCTCTTTGATCTGGGCATCGCCCTGCTCTATTTTCTGGCCTCTGTGCTCTATGTGGCCGGGGTCCTGGGGGGCAATACCCGGCTAAAGAGCATTGCCTTGGGCTGGCTGGGCCTGGGGTTCATCCTCCACAGCCTGGATCTGGCTCTCAACCTGGCCGCCAACCCCGACTTTACCGCCACCCAGGGCCAGTTCTACGTCAGTCTTCTGGCCTGGACCCTGCTGGGGCTGTACCTGGTGGTCTGGTGGAGACTGCGGATCCAGTTCCTGGCCCTGACTGCAGCGCCTCTGGCCCTCATTCTTTTTTCCTCCTCCATGCTGGTCCACGCTCCGGAGCTGACCATCCCGGCCCAGCTCAGCGGGTTGTGGTTCGGCCTGCATGTGGCCGCTCTGTTCGTCAGCATCGCCCTCTTGGCCATGGCCTTCGGGGCCGGGGTCTGCTATCTGTACGTGGATTGGCACATCAAGCACAAGACCAAGCCAAGCCGAATTCGCCGCGATTTTCCGGCCCTGCTCAACTGCGACCGGGTCAATCACTGGGCGGTGAGCCTCGGCTTTCCCCTGTTCACCATCGGGATGCTGGCCGGCTTCTTGTGGGCCGACGTCACCTGGGGCCGGGCCTTTTCCTGGGACCCCAAGGAACTGGCCAGCGTTCTGATCTGGTTCCTCTTTGCCTATCTCTTTCACCAGCGCCTGGCCCTGGGCTGGAAGGGCCGGAAACCGGCCACTCTGGCCTCCTGGCTCTTTGTACTCTGTCTGGTCTCCATCGCCGTGATCAACTTTTTTCTGCCAACCCATCACAGCTTCCGCCCCTGA
- the tilS gene encoding tRNA lysidine(34) synthetase TilS, whose protein sequence is MPGITLQGLPPKWAHFCLDICSFIQDELNLDLEERTILLAASRGVDSTAMILWAHVMRPRLGTSLHAVHLHHGLREQADAEAADLQRLCRKLDIPLYQGRTKASIYARRRSLGLEEAGRILRYRFLTATAVRLGAHFLLTAHHLNDLAEDALMRRLRGAGWPALAGMPAWIPDTAILRPFLLTPKQDLADFVRACGQTWLEDESNQDPRFARNRIRHRILPLLCTENPGFLGQTADLWRQAQVDADYWAKEMQALRAAEHTLPQGTLLPAQSLNRLHPAQRLRWYRSVLDRLGPGQALAGNLFRLDRAWRNRTWHKRFQFPGDKEIRVTPRGLVCTRSTPS, encoded by the coding sequence ATGCCCGGCATCACCCTGCAGGGACTGCCCCCCAAATGGGCTCATTTCTGCCTGGATATCTGCTCCTTCATCCAGGACGAACTGAACCTGGACCTGGAGGAGAGGACAATTCTGCTGGCCGCATCCAGGGGAGTGGATTCAACCGCCATGATCCTCTGGGCCCATGTAATGCGTCCCCGCCTGGGGACCAGCCTGCACGCCGTCCACCTCCACCATGGACTCCGGGAACAAGCGGATGCCGAGGCTGCCGACCTCCAGCGCCTGTGCCGGAAACTGGACATCCCCCTATATCAGGGCCGGACCAAGGCCTCAATATATGCCCGGCGCCGGAGCCTGGGCCTGGAGGAGGCCGGACGCATCCTCCGCTACCGGTTCTTGACCGCCACAGCCGTCAGGCTCGGCGCCCACTTCCTGCTCACCGCCCACCACCTGAACGATCTGGCTGAAGACGCCCTCATGCGCCGGCTTCGAGGCGCCGGCTGGCCGGCGCTGGCCGGCATGCCGGCCTGGATCCCGGATACCGCCATCCTGCGTCCTTTTTTGCTCACCCCCAAGCAGGACCTGGCCGATTTCGTCCGCGCCTGCGGACAGACCTGGCTGGAAGACGAGAGCAATCAGGACCCAAGGTTTGCCCGCAATCGCATCCGGCACCGGATCCTGCCCCTGCTGTGCACTGAAAATCCTGGATTCTTGGGCCAGACTGCCGACCTCTGGCGTCAGGCCCAGGTGGATGCAGACTACTGGGCTAAAGAGATGCAGGCCCTGAGGGCAGCCGAACACACTCTGCCCCAGGGCACTCTCCTTCCAGCCCAGTCCCTGAACCGCTTGCATCCTGCTCAGCGTCTGCGCTGGTACCGAAGTGTCCTGGACCGTCTAGGTCCCGGCCAGGCCCTGGCCGGGAACCTCTTCCGCCTGGACCGGGCCTGGCGGAACCGAACCTGGCACAAACGGTTCCAATTCCCGGGGGACAAGGAAATCCGCGTAACCCCCCGGGGCCTTGTGTGCACTCGTTCAACGCCCAGTTGA
- a CDS encoding amino acid ABC transporter permease, giving the protein MLAYWLEKRWVQYTTLIVIVAVMVVYWGFFFKFGYEFDWSVLFEVNPTYQEHFGLVLLQGLVLTIKISLISSGIALALGTFFGLGRLASFAPLRWLSTAYVEFFRNTPLLIQLFFWYFAFPMGLPQAARNYVFGLNYEFWCATIGLSVYTGSFMAEVIRAGLQSIPRGLLESAYSSGLSYLQVLRSIILPLAFRSIIPPLGSEFLNNMKNSSLAMVVGVAELTWSSQQVESLTFRGFEATTGATVLYLALSLVISGLLNLVNVKLKIQPSARTSWNQRAADLLFSPLSLVWAAASRLTTAWYAKRAGGRATLVRSPLQAAAIQVRHWAAAVVALAFKTAFVAALVYVGFKLIQGLMGFNWQVIWDNLDTLLIWRFPHGSENELFWGLGGLAYSILMAVIAISVSFFIGLAAGLGRASSNQLFRLPCMVYIEVIRGNPLIIVIFWVYFFIPIVTGAFFDVFWSATVALTIFTGAYLAEIVRSGVQNIPSGQVEAAYSTGLSYFQTMRRIILPQALKQMIPAIVGQFIAIFKDTSLAFVIGVLELTFVAQGLNNRLMVYPFEIYTTVAFLYFICCYAMSCYARRLEARLSPEKQSLVM; this is encoded by the coding sequence ATGCTTGCATACTGGCTGGAAAAACGGTGGGTGCAGTACACGACCCTGATCGTCATCGTCGCGGTCATGGTTGTCTACTGGGGCTTCTTTTTCAAGTTCGGCTACGAGTTCGACTGGAGCGTCCTGTTTGAGGTCAACCCGACCTATCAGGAGCACTTCGGCCTGGTCCTTCTCCAGGGCCTGGTCCTGACGATCAAGATATCTCTGATCAGCTCCGGCATCGCCCTGGCCCTGGGCACCTTCTTCGGATTGGGCCGATTGGCCTCCTTTGCCCCCCTGCGCTGGCTGTCCACCGCCTATGTGGAGTTTTTCCGCAACACCCCCCTGCTCATCCAGCTCTTCTTCTGGTATTTCGCCTTCCCCATGGGGCTGCCCCAGGCGGCCAGAAACTACGTCTTCGGCCTCAACTATGAATTCTGGTGCGCCACCATCGGGTTGTCCGTGTATACCGGCTCCTTCATGGCCGAGGTCATCAGGGCCGGGCTGCAGTCCATCCCCCGCGGACTTCTGGAGTCCGCCTACTCCAGCGGGCTCTCCTACCTTCAGGTCCTCCGGAGCATCATCCTCCCTCTGGCCTTCCGGAGCATCATTCCTCCTTTGGGCAGCGAGTTTTTAAACAACATGAAGAACTCCTCCCTGGCCATGGTGGTTGGCGTTGCCGAGCTGACCTGGTCCTCCCAACAGGTTGAATCCCTGACATTTCGGGGATTTGAGGCCACGACCGGGGCCACTGTCCTGTATCTGGCCCTGTCCCTGGTCATCTCCGGGCTCTTGAACCTGGTCAACGTCAAGCTGAAAATCCAGCCCAGCGCCCGTACCTCCTGGAACCAGCGGGCGGCTGACCTGCTTTTCAGCCCCCTGAGCCTTGTGTGGGCAGCCGCCTCCAGGCTGACAACCGCCTGGTACGCCAAGCGGGCCGGAGGCCGGGCCACCCTGGTCCGATCCCCCCTCCAGGCCGCGGCCATCCAGGTCCGGCACTGGGCGGCCGCGGTTGTTGCCCTTGCCTTCAAAACCGCGTTCGTGGCTGCCCTTGTCTATGTCGGCTTCAAGCTCATTCAGGGGCTGATGGGATTTAACTGGCAGGTCATCTGGGACAACCTGGACACCCTGCTCATCTGGCGCTTTCCCCACGGCAGCGAAAATGAGCTCTTCTGGGGGCTGGGCGGGTTGGCGTACTCCATTCTCATGGCGGTCATCGCCATCTCGGTCAGCTTCTTCATCGGCCTGGCCGCCGGGCTGGGCCGGGCCTCGTCCAATCAGCTGTTCCGTCTCCCCTGCATGGTGTATATCGAGGTCATTCGGGGCAACCCCCTGATCATCGTCATCTTCTGGGTCTACTTTTTCATCCCCATCGTCACCGGGGCCTTCTTTGACGTCTTCTGGAGCGCCACCGTCGCCTTGACCATCTTCACCGGGGCCTATCTGGCCGAGATCGTGCGCAGCGGGGTACAGAACATCCCGTCCGGGCAGGTGGAAGCCGCCTATTCCACAGGCCTGTCCTACTTTCAGACCATGCGCCGGATCATCCTCCCTCAGGCCCTGAAACAGATGATCCCGGCCATTGTCGGACAATTCATCGCCATCTTCAAAGATACCTCTCTGGCCTTTGTCATCGGAGTCCTGGAGCTGACCTTTGTGGCCCAGGGCCTGAACAACCGGCTCATGGTCTATCCTTTTGAGATCTACACCACAGTGGCCTTTCTGTATTTCATCTGCTGCTACGCCATGAGCTGTTACGCCCGCCGGCTGGAAGCCCGCCTGTCCCCGGAGAAGCAGTCCCTGGTCATGTAG
- a CDS encoding amino acid ABC transporter ATP-binding protein has translation MIRFDEVQKWFGEYQVLQNINLHIREGEVVVVCGPSGSGKSTLIRCINRLEPIQSGKIVVDQLDINDPKTNLALLRAEIGFVFQQFNLYPHMTVLQNVTLAPLLVRRLPPKQAESKGMDLLSKVNIPDKAHAYPCQLSGGQQQRVAIARGLAMNPKIMLFDEPTSALDPEMINEVLDVMRTLAKEGMTMVCVTHEMGFAKEVADRVIFMDQGLLIEENTPSQFFTHAQHPRTKEFLSKILSH, from the coding sequence GTGATCCGGTTTGACGAGGTCCAGAAATGGTTTGGCGAGTACCAGGTCCTGCAAAACATCAACCTGCATATCCGGGAGGGAGAGGTGGTCGTTGTCTGCGGCCCCAGTGGATCGGGGAAAAGTACCCTTATCCGCTGCATTAACCGGCTGGAGCCCATTCAATCCGGAAAAATCGTCGTCGACCAGCTGGACATCAATGACCCGAAGACCAATCTGGCTCTGCTCAGGGCCGAAATAGGCTTTGTCTTCCAGCAGTTCAATCTCTACCCGCACATGACGGTCCTTCAAAACGTCACCCTGGCTCCTCTTCTGGTCCGCAGATTACCCCCCAAGCAGGCCGAATCCAAAGGCATGGACCTCTTGTCCAAGGTCAACATCCCGGACAAGGCCCACGCCTATCCCTGTCAGCTCTCCGGCGGCCAGCAGCAGCGAGTGGCCATCGCCCGGGGACTGGCCATGAACCCCAAGATCATGCTTTTTGACGAACCCACGTCTGCCCTGGACCCGGAGATGATCAACGAGGTCCTGGACGTGATGCGCACCCTGGCCAAGGAGGGCATGACCATGGTCTGCGTCACCCATGAGATGGGGTTTGCCAAGGAAGTTGCCGATCGAGTCATCTTTATGGACCAGGGGCTGCTGATCGAAGAAAACACCCCCTCGCAGTTCTTCACCCACGCCCAGCACCCCCGGACCAAGGAGTTCCTGAGCAAGATCCTCAGTCACTGA
- the hemA gene encoding glutamyl-tRNA reductase, translating to MSQEIILVGLNHRTAPVDIREQFALPDTGPRELAIFGQHSPVQEALTLSTCNRVELLAVVNSGDNPLTPILSAWAHLCGQDPQLLREHIYIHKGHKAVEHVFQVASSLDSMVVGEPQILGQLKQAYRQAVEQGTTRTIINRLMHKAFSVAKRVRSETRIAQSAVSISFAAVELAKDIFGDLSRQRAMLIGAGEMAELAATHLLNSGLSQLLVANRTLNRAQELAERFNGRAVAYCDLLSQLPTVDIVISSTGATQPILHARDMRSILKQRKNRPMFFIDIAVPRDIDPDVNQLDNVYLYDIDDLKGVVEENMAQRQEQAGLAREIVAQEVDTFQDWLNSLDLTPTIVDLLQHGENLAHKEAERTLKRLGPNVDPETEKAVRTMAQSLAKKLYHPAIDFLKRRGQEQDQAQHYVSVIRRMFDLDRDEVPDNAHADRRNTTR from the coding sequence ATGTCTCAAGAAATCATCCTTGTCGGACTCAATCACCGCACTGCCCCTGTGGACATCAGGGAACAGTTCGCTTTGCCGGACACCGGGCCCAGGGAACTGGCCATCTTCGGCCAGCACAGCCCGGTCCAGGAGGCTCTGACCCTGTCCACCTGCAACCGGGTGGAGCTTTTGGCTGTGGTCAACAGCGGGGACAACCCTCTGACGCCCATCCTCTCCGCTTGGGCCCATCTCTGCGGACAGGATCCCCAGCTCCTCCGCGAGCACATCTATATCCACAAGGGACATAAGGCCGTGGAACACGTCTTCCAGGTGGCCTCCAGCCTGGACTCCATGGTGGTCGGAGAACCCCAGATCCTGGGCCAGCTCAAGCAGGCCTACCGGCAGGCCGTGGAGCAGGGAACCACCCGGACCATCATCAATCGCTTGATGCACAAGGCCTTTTCCGTGGCCAAGCGGGTGCGCAGCGAGACCCGTATCGCCCAGAGCGCCGTATCCATCAGCTTTGCAGCTGTGGAGCTGGCCAAGGATATCTTCGGGGATCTGTCCAGACAACGGGCCATGCTCATCGGGGCCGGAGAAATGGCCGAGCTGGCCGCAACCCATCTGTTGAACTCCGGGCTGAGTCAGCTCCTGGTGGCCAATCGCACTCTGAACCGGGCCCAGGAGCTGGCCGAACGGTTTAACGGCAGGGCGGTGGCCTACTGCGATCTCCTGTCCCAGCTGCCCACAGTAGATATCGTCATCAGCTCCACCGGGGCCACCCAGCCCATCCTGCACGCCAGGGACATGCGGTCCATACTCAAGCAGCGCAAGAACCGGCCCATGTTCTTCATCGACATCGCCGTTCCCAGGGATATCGATCCCGACGTGAACCAGCTGGACAATGTCTACCTCTACGACATCGACGACTTGAAAGGCGTGGTGGAGGAAAACATGGCCCAGCGCCAGGAGCAGGCAGGACTGGCCCGGGAGATCGTGGCCCAGGAAGTGGACACCTTTCAGGACTGGCTCAATTCCCTGGATCTGACCCCGACCATCGTCGACCTCCTGCAGCACGGCGAGAACCTGGCCCACAAGGAGGCTGAACGGACCTTGAAGCGCCTGGGACCAAATGTAGATCCGGAAACGGAAAAGGCGGTCCGGACCATGGCCCAATCCCTGGCCAAAAAGCTCTACCACCCGGCCATAGACTTCCTCAAGCGCCGGGGGCAGGAGCAGGATCAGGCCCAGCACTACGTCTCGGTTATTCGGCGCATGTTCGACCTGGACCGGGACGAAGTGCCGGACAACGCCCACGCAGACAGACGGAACACCACCCGCTGA